The Streptomyces sp. NBC_01439 genome contains the following window.
GGCGAAGTCCTCCGGTAGGCCGACGGCCGTCAGGAGTTCCGCGACCCGGGTCTCTCGCTGGTCGGAGGGCAGCGCGAGGTGGAGCTTGAGGGGGCGGACGAGGGTGGCGCCGACCGTACGGGCGGGGTTCAGGGCGCCGAGCGGGTTCTGAGGGACGAGCTGGATCCGGCGCAACTGGTCACGGCTGCGCCGGCGATGGGTGCCTGCGAGCGGTGTGCCGTGGAGGGCGAGTGCGCCGCCTCCGGCCGGGTGCAGCCCCGCGAGGGTGCGCACCAAGGTGGTCTTGCCGCAACCGGACGGGCCGACGACCGCGGTCAGGGCACCGGGGCGTACGTCGAGGTCGAGCCTGAACTGGGTCCTCGTCCACGGCACCTTCGGCATGCCCCGACTCGGTCTCACCGGCGTCGGCGTCGCCACCTCCACCGTCTACCTGCTGTCCTTCCTCGCCCTCTACCTCTCCGCGAAGAAGGACGAGGAGCTGGCACCGCTCCTCACCCCGGACATCACCAAGGCCGACGCGGCCACCGTCAAGCGCCTCGTCGGCCTCGGTGTCCCGATCGCCGCGACCTACGGCTCCGAGGCCGGTTTCTTCTCGATCACCGCCCTGATGGCGGGCTCCTTCGGGCCTGACGCGCTCGCCGCACACACGGCCGTCAACCAGCTGGTCTACATCGTCTTCCAGGTCGCCGTCGGCCTCTCCCACGCCGCCTCCATCAACGTCAGCCGCGAACTCGCCCTCGGCAACCACGACGACGCCCGCCGCCTCAAGAACACCGCCCTGGCCTGCGCCGCCGCCGTCATGGCCGTCGTCGGACTGCTCTACCTCACGATCCCCGAGCTGATCCTCGCGCCCTTCCTGAACTCCGGCTCCGCCCAGGCGCTCACCATCGCCACCCATCTCCTGATCGTGACCACCTTCCTCAGTTCTTCGACTGCGCCCAGAACATCGGCGTCGGACTCCTGCGCGGCCTCGACGACACCAAGAGCGGCTTCCACATCACCCTCATCGGCTACTGGGCCGTCGGCCTCCCCGCCTCCTGGCTCCTCGCCTATGCCCTGGACCTCGATGCCCTCGGCATCTGGCTCGGCCTCCTCACCGGCCTCGCCACCACTGCCGTCCTCCTCCTGCGCCGCTACTCCCACTCCCTCACCCGCCACGAGCAGGCTCACGCCACCCCCGCCGTCGCGCAGCCGCTCCCCGAGTGAATTGGCTTTCAGCCCGGGGCACTACGGGCCGCCCCCACACCGACGCACCCTGCTCGACCCGTCGTCCGCCGTCGGTCCTGCCCGGGGTGATGTGAGGCGAGGGCAGTCGTGGACTCCGGCGGCTCAGTTGGGTAGTTCGGCGTGGCGGACGTCTGTCGAGAAGATACAGGTCACTGCGCCGAGGCCGGCGATTGCCCCGAACACGGTGAAGGCCGCGGCCGTTCCGAAGCCTGCCGCCGCAGCGCCGAAGACCGGTAGGGCCAGGGGCCCGACACCAAAGCTCGCAAGGCTCAACAAGGACATCACCCGGCCCAGATAGCCGGGATGGCAAGCGGATTGCACGAGGGCGTAGGAGATGCCGCCGTTCAGTCCGAGGGCCAGGCCCCCGACGGCTCCGAGGGCAGCCGCGATCAGGGGGCTCGGGGCCAGGGCGAGCGAGGCGATCGAGGCCGAACCGGCAGCGAGCGACGCGATGTAGAAAGCACCGGGGCGCGGCAGCCGGCCCCAGGTCGTGAGCAGCAGCGCGCTCACAGCGGCTCCGATGCTGAACGTGCCGAGGGTCCAGCCGGCACCGGACGCACCCCAGTCCCGGTCACGCGCCAGCAGCACCACTCCGATGCTCAAGGGGGCGACGCAGCCGAGTTCGACGACGACCAGGGCAAGGACGAGCATGCGGACGAGTGGCTGTCTGCGCACGTACTGCAGCCCACTGGTCATCTCCTGCCACATTCCGGCAGCTTTGCCCCCTCGTGCCCCCTCCGCCTCCCCCTCTGCCGCCGTTTCCGGGTCGGGCTTCTGTACGGGCAGAGCGCGTATGCGCACGGTGAAGAGCAAGGTCAACGACAGTGCGAAGAGACCGCCGGCGACGGCGAACGCGGCGGCGGGTCCGCTCAGGGCCATCACCAGGCCGGCGAGCGGCGCCCCCAGACTGTTGCCCAACCTGACCGCCAGGGACCGCATGCCCTGGACTCGCAGGACCTGTTCGGCGTCGGCGAGCCGGGCCGGCAGCGCGCCCACCGCGGGAAGGAACAGGGCGTCGGCCACCCCGAAGACAAGAGCGACCGCGACGAGCAGCCAAAGACCCGGAGACGCCAGGGCGAGCGCTGCCGCTGCGGCGAGGATCACCGCGCAGCGCACCATGTCGCTGCCGATGATCACATAGTGGGGGCTGAAACGGTCCGCGATCACTCCGCCGCCCAGCATGAGCACGGCACGGGGAACGGCGCCGACCGCCATGACGACACTGACTTCCGCTGGTGCGGCAGTCCGGCTCGCCGCCCAGCCGAGAGCCAGGAAGAAGCAGCCGTTGCCCACGACCGAGGCGGTATAGGCAACCACCCAACGCCATACGTTGGGATC
Protein-coding sequences here:
- a CDS encoding dipeptide/oligopeptide/nickel ABC transporter ATP-binding protein, producing the protein MPKVPWTRTQFRLDLDVRPGALTAVVGPSGCGKTTLVRTLAGLHPAGGGALALHGTPLAGTHRRRSRDQLRRIQLVPQNPLGALNPARTVGATLVRPLKLHLALPSDQRETRVAELLTAVGLPEDFASRYPHELSGGQRQRVSIARALAAEPDVLLCDEVTSALDADTASDVMALLHDLRTRRGLAVVLVSHDLPLVLRHADEVLTLGGQDTAVPAEHQAAST
- a CDS encoding MFS transporter; this encodes MVAYTASVVGNGCFFLALGWAASRTAAPAEVSVVMAVGAVPRAVLMLGGGVIADRFSPHYVIIGSDMVRCAVILAAAAALALASPGLWLLVAVALVFGVADALFLPAVGALPARLADAEQVLRVQGMRSLAVRLGNSLGAPLAGLVMALSGPAAAFAVAGGLFALSLTLLFTVRIRALPVQKPDPETAAEGEAEGARGGKAAGMWQEMTSGLQYVRRQPLVRMLVLALVVVELGCVAPLSIGVVLLARDRDWGASGAGWTLGTFSIGAAVSALLLTTWGRLPRPGAFYIASLAAGSASIASLALAPSPLIAAALGAVGGLALGLNGGISYALVQSACHPGYLGRVMSLLSLASFGVGPLALPVFGAAAAGFGTAAAFTVFGAIAGLGAVTCIFSTDVRHAELPN